From the Candidatus Hydrogenedentota bacterium genome, the window CAAAATGTTTGGATTGCTTAATCCACCTGTTGGGGTCCAATAAAATTTAGAATAATTCCCTTGTACGGAGCCTTGTAATTGCAAGGTTTGGCTGGAATCACATTTAACCAAATCAGGACCGGCATTGACCATTAGACCAGGGCATTGTGCCTGCAATTCAATTGATTTTAATATGAAAACTAAAATCGGTAATAGGTTTAAGCAATTTTTGTATGCCACGTGTTGAATTAACTTAAGCAATAAAATTACTACATTTTTTAAATTGGAGAGCAGGATACTAGGAGAAGAGGACAAGAGGAGAGGATGAGAAGCGGAGACGAGGACTGATTGGTTGGAAAGCCATTTCAGTACATTTTTTTTCTACAGACTACAGACTACAGACTACAGACTATAGACTATTCGCAGCTTAATTGCTTATAAGCTACTAATTTTTTTTGACTTCTGACAGTTGATTTCAGAAGACTAAATTATTTGCCATACTTTAAATGAATTACTTTTGAATGACCCTTAGCGCTGACATTTACGATATAAAGATTGTCATATTCGGAATCCGGTATATTTCCATAAGTATTTTTACCAATCAAAAGATTGAGTATAAGATTTGTTGTATTGGAATGCCCGGCAATATAGACAGCTTGACCGCGGTATTGATTTAGTATGGTTGTAACCAATTCATCTAATTTTGAAGGGTCATAAATTTGAGTATTGATATTGTAATTTGCCGCAACTTTAGCAGAAGTTTCTAAAGTACGTTTGTAATTGGTAGAATAAACTGCTTGTATAG encodes:
- a CDS encoding histidine phosphatase family protein, yielding YMQDSTTSFILTRHAETTGIGTDPSLSSAGQERANELARILKNTSIQAVYSTNYKRTLETSAKVAANYNINTQIYDPSKLDELVTTILNQYRGQAVYIAGHSNTTNLILNLLIGKNTYGNIPDSEYDNLYIVNVSAKGHSKVIHLKYGK